The region CCATTATTCTCCTCCTCAAATTTGATTGTTTTTTATATATTTTACTACCAAGACATTTTTTGTCTCAGGGGTAATTTTATAATATTCACTAGTTCTCATTCCTATAATCCATATAATATTCTTCTCATCTACCAATATAGGAATAGTATCTCTATCTGGAATTGGAACTTTTTCATCAATAAAATAATCTTTAAGCTTTTTGGTTCCCTTCATCCCAAAAGGAACAAACACATCCCCTGGCAATCTATTTCTAATTGTTAGAATGCCTACTATTCTATCATAATCAAAATATTTAATAAACCCATCTTTAAAATTAAACTTAACTTCTTCAACCGGTAAAACTTTTGATTCAACAGCAAAACCCAGCTCCTTAAAATATGTATATTCTCCAATAGAAATACTCTTATTATACGAAACTTTCTCTTTTCCTTTATCTACTTCTATTATTAAATCATCATAGCTTGTCTTAGCTTTTATACAGTTGATTAAATCAATACTCTTACCAGTTTCTCCTTTAGATAATTCTACCACATCTCTAATATGAGTTTCTGTTATTCCCTTAAGATTACCTGACAATTTCTCAATGCAATGTCTTATTATTCTAAACTTAATTGCTTCATGTTCTAATAAAAATTTACCCCTACATAAAATTATACTATTTCCATCCTCAAATTTCACCATCTGTTTGTATTTTTGATGAGAAAGTTCTTTAAGAAAACTACTATCCCTTTGAGAAGTCGCAGAAATCCTCCAAAGTGTATCTACTATATTGGGATTGAAATTCGACTCTATGTAGGGAATTAACTCTAATCTTATTTTATTTCTACTGTAAATAGGTTCTAAGTTCGTCCTATCTAATCTAGTTTTTATATTATTTGACTTTATATATTCTTCAATTTCACTTCTAGAAATACCTAAAATCGGTCTAATAATATCATCATTTTTGTATTCCATGCCTCTTAGCCCATCAATTCCTGTGCCTCTCATAAATCTCATCAAAAGCGTTTCAGCTTGATCATCTTTGTTGTGAGCTACTGCAATCTTTCCCCCACCCAACGATGATATTATTTCTCTAAAAAACTTATATCTGAGTATTCTTCCAGCATCTTCAGATGAAATTTTGTGTTCTCTTGCATATCCATCCATATCAATTCTTTTAGAATAATAAGGAATGTCATTTTTCAAAGCCTCATTTTTTACAAACTCTTCATCTTCATCTGCTTCCATTCCTCTAACACCATGATTTACATGGGCAACATAAATAGAAAAAGGTATTTCTTTACGAATTTCCATAAGAACATATAAAAGTGCCATAGAATCAGGCCCTCCTGATACACCTATTAGCACCTTTTCATGAGGATTAATCAATTCATATCTTTTTATACACTCCATAGCCTTACTCTTCATATCTCTACCACCTATTTAAACTTTTGTATACTCTCTACATATAATACCCTTTTGCTCTAAAAAAACCAAACTTTTATTCCAAATATTATTGAAAACATGCAAAAAATAATGCTCCCAATAAAAAAGTAGTCTATCTTATGAATTTCTATATGGGT is a window of Anaerosalibacter sp. Marseille-P3206 DNA encoding:
- the tilS gene encoding tRNA lysidine(34) synthetase TilS; this translates as MKSKAMECIKRYELINPHEKVLIGVSGGPDSMALLYVLMEIRKEIPFSIYVAHVNHGVRGMEADEDEEFVKNEALKNDIPYYSKRIDMDGYAREHKISSEDAGRILRYKFFREIISSLGGGKIAVAHNKDDQAETLLMRFMRGTGIDGLRGMEYKNDDIIRPILGISRSEIEEYIKSNNIKTRLDRTNLEPIYSRNKIRLELIPYIESNFNPNIVDTLWRISATSQRDSSFLKELSHQKYKQMVKFEDGNSIILCRGKFLLEHEAIKFRIIRHCIEKLSGNLKGITETHIRDVVELSKGETGKSIDLINCIKAKTSYDDLIIEVDKGKEKVSYNKSISIGEYTYFKELGFAVESKVLPVEEVKFNFKDGFIKYFDYDRIVGILTIRNRLPGDVFVPFGMKGTKKLKDYFIDEKVPIPDRDTIPILVDEKNIIWIIGMRTSEYYKITPETKNVLVVKYIKNNQI